The DNA segment TAGTGTTTTGCTTGCTGTGTCGTACTTGCGATCTCATTGGAGGTATTAACAACATCTGAGATAGTCTCTTGCAAGCGGGTAAGGAAGGTATTAAACCCGTGAGCCAAGGCCCCCAGCTCATCTTTCGAGTTGACGGTTAAACGTTGGGTTAAGTCACCCTCACCCGATGAAATTTCTTCAAGGCGGTTAGCGACAGCCCTAATCGGTCTCACGATACTCCTAGCCATTAGATAAATCACACCGAGCGCTACTGCAATCACTAGTGCCGCAAAAATTAGCTCCTTTTCTATCGCCTCTTTCATCTGCTCTGCAATAACGGTATCCAAACTAAAAGCATCTGCAAATACGGCATCTCGCGGAATTTCAATCATCACACGCCAAACTTGACTGCCCAGTGAAATCGGCACATAAACAGCGAATTGCTGCTGATTTTCACTCCATTGGGATGTCACTGCAGACTGAGCAAACAAACGACTTAACTCTGGTTGGGTAAAATCCGCACTTGTATATGCTGTGAGCAGTGTAAGATCCGTGCTGTCAGTCGCAATGACACGATTCTGTGCGTCTGTTATCGTAACAAGCCCTACACCATCAAAGAGCTGTTCATCGGCATTCGTAACGATTGATGCCATTGAGGAGAGGTTAATCACAGTGCCAAAGAAACCGAGTAACTCTCCCTCAGATCTCACTGGCACCGAGAGTGGAACGTTCAAAATAGTACGGCTGTTGAAAATTTTCGTTTCGACAGCCCCAAGACAGACCGAGTTCGATGCAGACAGGCAAGATTCAATACTATTAAACCGGCCGCTAGCCAGTTGACTTTCTTTGAGTACTCGTTGAACTGGCTGCTGACTGTTCTCTTCCATCGACCACAAAGAGGCGAAGCGACCTACGTCGTTTGAACCTACGTAATCAGCCCCGGCGTAGTTCGTATCTTCACTATCTAGCGCATCGGGAAGAAAGACGAGATACGCGCTATCGATCTCGTCAAAACTCACCACCGTTTCACGAACAATGTCGACTAATGCCGTTCGCAAATCTTCACTTGAACCAAAACTATCTTCGCTACTGGATTTCGACAACAACACCGTTGCAGCAATCATTTCTGCTCGCAACTGTGCTCGCTCGAGATATTGCTCCACTTCAAGTGATGCAAGCATCGCTTGAGTAATCACTAATTGTTGAGATTTGTCTTGAACAGTACGCGTTGAATGCGCTTGAACCACGCTCTGGTTGGTTGTGGCGTTATATAGTGACAGAGCGACAAGAGACAAAGAAGTTACAAGTAGACAGCAACCGACGAGTAAAGTGATTTTCCACTGCACTGAAAGTGTTCGCATAACACATCCTTATTTAGGCAAACATCCGCAATAAGCCATGCCTTGAGGCACAAACTTACAATTATAATTTGAAGTGATTGTGTAGCCGGCCATATCCTTGCCCGTGCCACATGAATGATAGTCATACAACTTTGGTTGTAGAAACCAAAAATACATCACATTAAGTTAACAACTCAATACTTTATCGACCGCTTTACCCTTAACTTAAGAAATTTTGACTGTTCTTCATGTTAGAATCCCTAAAAACACGCTGTGTTTACTCTTAATAAAAGACGGATCGAACAATGAAAATAGTCAGCTTCAACATAAATGGCCTGCGTGCCCGCCTCCATCAACTTCAAGCGCTGATCGACAAACATCAGCCAGATGTCATTGGTCTGCAAGAGATCAAAGTGCACAATGAAGCCTTCCCAATCGAAGATGTAGAAGCCATGGGTTACCACGTCTACTTCCATGGCCAAAAAGCGCACTATGGTGTCGCTATGCTGTGCAAGAAAGAAGCCCTGCACGTGCAAAAAGGCTTTCCGACGGATAACGAAGAGCACCAAAAACGCATGATTATGTGCACTGTGGAAGATGATAACGGTGATAAGGTGACGGTGCTTAACGGCTACTTCCCACAAGGCGACAATATCGCTCATGAAACAAAGTTTCCGTACAAGCGTCAGTTTTACAAAGACCTTATGACGTACCTCAATGAGCACCACAGTGCCGATGAAAAACTGGTTGTGATGGGTGATATCAACATCAGCCCAATAGATGACGACATCGGTATTGGTGAGCCTAACCGCAAGCGTTGGCTGAAAACTGGTAAGTGCTCATTCCAACCAGAAGAGCGTGAATGGCTACAAACTCTCCTTGATTGGGGTCTTACTGATACGTTCCGTCAAATTCACCCTGATGTGAATGACCGATTCTCGTGGTTTGATTACCGCTCAAAAGGTTTCCCTGACAATCGCGGCCTACGAATCGATGTGATATTGGCTACAGAGTCACTCGCAGCACAGTGCTTCGAGTCAGATGTCGATTATGAACTCCGTGGCATTGAGAAACCTTCGGATCATGCACCTATTTGGTCTAGCTTTAAGTAATAGACGAATTCATTAGAATCAAAAAGAGCGCCCATTATGGCGCTCTTTTCACATCAACTCAAAGGCTTCAAATACGCCAAGAAACGCTTCTCTGCAAACTTAAAGCACCACAGAATA comes from the Vibrio astriarenae genome and includes:
- a CDS encoding methyl-accepting chemotaxis protein is translated as MRTLSVQWKITLLVGCCLLVTSLSLVALSLYNATTNQSVVQAHSTRTVQDKSQQLVITQAMLASLEVEQYLERAQLRAEMIAATVLLSKSSSEDSFGSSEDLRTALVDIVRETVVSFDEIDSAYLVFLPDALDSEDTNYAGADYVGSNDVGRFASLWSMEENSQQPVQRVLKESQLASGRFNSIESCLSASNSVCLGAVETKIFNSRTILNVPLSVPVRSEGELLGFFGTVINLSSMASIVTNADEQLFDGVGLVTITDAQNRVIATDSTDLTLLTAYTSADFTQPELSRLFAQSAVTSQWSENQQQFAVYVPISLGSQVWRVMIEIPRDAVFADAFSLDTVIAEQMKEAIEKELIFAALVIAVALGVIYLMARSIVRPIRAVANRLEEISSGEGDLTQRLTVNSKDELGALAHGFNTFLTRLQETISDVVNTSNEIASTTQQAKHYAHETRESSSAQFKEVDLVATASEEMTQTAGMVVQNAESAVVAALQAQESALAGEQVVVSTEGEMNKLVDNMTAAVPVVTALAENNANITEILAVIEGISEQTNLLALNAAIEAARAGDQGRGFAVVADEVRGLATRTQDSVGEIREVINKVEAGTQDVVDAIEVGNTLASGAAVEVKKAVEELKQIADSVNAIHDMNSQIVKAAEEQQQVSTEVNQNVANIRDLSAGILQNAKDSEDVAQSIDGISSQQQALMQQFKVS
- the xthA gene encoding exodeoxyribonuclease III gives rise to the protein MKIVSFNINGLRARLHQLQALIDKHQPDVIGLQEIKVHNEAFPIEDVEAMGYHVYFHGQKAHYGVAMLCKKEALHVQKGFPTDNEEHQKRMIMCTVEDDNGDKVTVLNGYFPQGDNIAHETKFPYKRQFYKDLMTYLNEHHSADEKLVVMGDINISPIDDDIGIGEPNRKRWLKTGKCSFQPEEREWLQTLLDWGLTDTFRQIHPDVNDRFSWFDYRSKGFPDNRGLRIDVILATESLAAQCFESDVDYELRGIEKPSDHAPIWSSFK